One genomic segment of Panulirus ornatus isolate Po-2019 chromosome 3, ASM3632096v1, whole genome shotgun sequence includes these proteins:
- the LSm7 gene encoding U6 snRNA-associated Sm-like protein LSm7 isoform X1, which translates to MIQKPGGGGGERREGGRDGEQKDKKRKESILDLSKYLDKAIRVKFSGGREASGILKGFDQLLNLVLDNTIEYLRDPDDPYKLTEDTKERGLVVCRGTAVVLICPMDGCEAISNPFVQQET; encoded by the exons ATGATCCAAAagccagggggaggaggaggtgagcgcCGAGAAGGAGGCAGAGATGGAGAACAGAAGGACAAGAAACGGAAGGAATCCATTCTTGATTTAAGCAAGTACCTGGACAAGGCTATAAGAGTCAAATTTTCTGGTGGACGTGAAGCCTCAGGAATTCTGAAAGGATTTGATCAGTTATTGAATCTTGTGCTGGATAATACCATTGAGTATCTTAGAG ATCCTGATGATCCATACAAGCTGACTGAAGACacaaaagagagagggttggttgtATGTCGTGGGACAGCAGTTGTACTTATTTGCCCAATGGATGGTTGTGAAGCAATTTCTAACCCTTTTGTACAACAAGAAACCTAG
- the LSm7 gene encoding U6 snRNA-associated Sm-like protein LSm7 isoform X2 codes for MATPGGGGGERREGGRDGEQKDKKRKESILDLSKYLDKAIRVKFSGGREASGILKGFDQLLNLVLDNTIEYLRDPDDPYKLTEDTKERGLVVCRGTAVVLICPMDGCEAISNPFVQQET; via the exons ATGGCAACG ccagggggaggaggaggtgagcgcCGAGAAGGAGGCAGAGATGGAGAACAGAAGGACAAGAAACGGAAGGAATCCATTCTTGATTTAAGCAAGTACCTGGACAAGGCTATAAGAGTCAAATTTTCTGGTGGACGTGAAGCCTCAGGAATTCTGAAAGGATTTGATCAGTTATTGAATCTTGTGCTGGATAATACCATTGAGTATCTTAGAG ATCCTGATGATCCATACAAGCTGACTGAAGACacaaaagagagagggttggttgtATGTCGTGGGACAGCAGTTGTACTTATTTGCCCAATGGATGGTTGTGAAGCAATTTCTAACCCTTTTGTACAACAAGAAACCTAG
- the mRpS22 gene encoding small ribosomal subunit protein mS22 → MESGVRSMSPLLRVILRRNLIFRDLYAATSRRCSVYLNVYNDRDPAPIFFDKTVQDILKRVAGMDLKKVFKQRLDEKELKPPRYEFFTHEELQAHMEDAKKKAWKILQMPPVLKERQPIKEVLSKDPALTGYDTCKHVFTDITYGLSDRKRLIVVRDLDGTLRQASWEERDRLNQVYFPQPGRKLTRPKIFLEENFKDVLERQEYEFVLERACAQFEPDDPEYHRITSRVYEAIEANRLYHMLLSTRHYGPLCFYLAWHKKIDNLLVSLIQNERLESCADIVRLYQLIHTDCKSVALNLDPQQHLEFVKAYVEHDALQQPQLQLAIQVYQDMVQEQQEYHKDIKKAHGV, encoded by the exons ATGGAGTCTGGTGTGAGAAGCATGAGTCCTTTATTGCGGGTAATATTGAGGAGAAATCTCATTTTCAGGGACCTATATGCGGCAACTTCAAGAAGATGCAGTGTATATTTAAATGTATACAATG ACCGTGACCCAGCACCCAtattctttgataagactgttcAAGACATTCTCAAGAGAGTTGCTGGGATGGACTTGAAGAAGGTCTTTAAACAAAGACTTGATGAAAAAGAACTCAAGCCACCAAGATATGAATTTTTTACACATGAAGAACTACAGGCG CACATGGAAGATGCAAAGAAGAAGGCTTGGAAAATTCTCCAGATGCCACCTGTACTGAAGGAACGCCAGCCCATCAAGGAAGTGTTGTCTAAGGATCCTGCCCTGACTGGATATGACACTTGCAAACATGTTTTCACTGACATTACTTATGGTTTATCAGACAGG AAACGACTTATTGTGGTACGAGACCTAGATGGAACACTTCGTCAAGCATCATGGGAAGAGAGAGACCGGTTAAATCAAGTTTACTTCCCACAACCTGGCAGAAAATTGACTCGGCCCAAAATTTTCCTGGAAGAAAATTTTAAG GATGTACTGGAAAGACAAGAGTACGAGTTTGTGCTAGAACGTGCTTGTGCACAGTTTGAACCTGATGACCCAGAGTATCATCGCATCACCAGTAGAGTTTATGAAGCTATTGAAGCAAATCGGCTCTACCATATGTTGTTATCAACTCGTCATTATGGTCCACTCTGCTTCTACCTTGCGTGGCATAAGAAGATCGATAACTTATTAGTTAGCCTAATACAAAATGAAAG GTTAGAAAGTTGTGCAGATATTGTACGGTTGTATCAACTTATTCACACAGATTGTAAGTCTGTAGCACTGAATCTTGATCCGCAGCAGCATCTGGAGTTTGTCAAG gcatatGTTGAGCATGATGCACTTCAACAACCTCAGTTACAACTGGCTATTCAAGTTTATCAAGACATGGTTCAAGAGCAGCAGGAGTACCACAAGGACATTAAGAAAGCTCATGGAGTGTAA